A genome region from Microbacterium profundi includes the following:
- a CDS encoding Fic family protein has protein sequence MTDEPQLEGATWHAVTRASRALARLDQASRQVPNPRLFLRPTLRREAQSTSALEGTFAPLEQVLASDATEISGRSKELQEVLNYIEAATLAYDAVEQGRTVNVGLLETVHAILVRGTDADTEQAGRVRTSQVAIGSPTGAIEDARFVPMPPGVALGVAVQDFTQWINRSGAARDPIVAAAMAHYQFETLHPFNDGNGRIGRLTVVLQFMTDGLVGEPLLSVSPWLEARRATYQEHLAQVSATGDWNPWIAFFAEGIAASAEDVAHRVNRILAVQARYVQILQGAGARGVIRDIVDALIGDQVITVSLMSDRFGRTPQAVSPAIQKLVDLGILSGPYGTYGRQFIADDIFLAVTAPPGRVPLPDDPLRHETNDEPSRL, from the coding sequence CTGACTGACGAACCACAACTCGAAGGTGCTACCTGGCACGCGGTCACTCGAGCCAGTCGAGCGCTCGCACGACTCGACCAAGCCTCACGCCAAGTCCCCAACCCACGACTGTTCCTCCGCCCTACGCTCCGCCGCGAAGCGCAAAGCACGTCCGCGCTCGAGGGCACGTTTGCCCCTCTTGAGCAGGTCTTGGCTTCCGACGCAACCGAGATCAGCGGGCGCAGCAAAGAGCTTCAAGAGGTCCTCAACTACATCGAAGCCGCCACCCTGGCATACGACGCGGTCGAGCAAGGACGCACCGTGAACGTCGGTCTTCTAGAGACAGTGCACGCCATCCTCGTTCGCGGCACCGATGCCGACACCGAGCAGGCCGGGCGAGTGCGCACATCGCAGGTCGCGATTGGGAGCCCGACCGGCGCCATCGAGGACGCTCGTTTTGTCCCGATGCCTCCAGGAGTCGCTCTAGGAGTAGCGGTTCAAGACTTCACACAGTGGATCAACCGAAGCGGTGCAGCACGCGATCCCATCGTTGCTGCCGCAATGGCCCACTACCAGTTCGAGACGCTCCACCCGTTCAACGACGGCAACGGGCGCATCGGTCGCCTGACGGTCGTGTTGCAGTTCATGACTGACGGCCTTGTCGGTGAGCCCCTGCTCAGCGTCTCACCCTGGCTTGAGGCGAGACGCGCGACCTACCAGGAGCACCTCGCGCAAGTCTCAGCCACTGGTGATTGGAACCCATGGATCGCATTCTTCGCAGAGGGGATCGCCGCGTCTGCCGAGGACGTAGCCCATCGCGTAAATCGGATACTCGCTGTTCAGGCACGCTACGTGCAGATTCTTCAAGGAGCGGGGGCACGTGGCGTTATTCGCGACATCGTTGACGCGCTGATCGGGGACCAAGTCATAACGGTGTCGCTCATGAGCGACCGATTCGGCCGAACGCCTCAGGCTGTATCACCAGCGATCCAGAAGCTAGTCGATCTTGGGATACTGTCAGGCCCGTACGGCACCTATGGGCGCCAATTCATCGCCGATGATATCTTTCTTGCCGTCACCGCGCCCCCCGGACGCGTACCGCTCCCTGATGATCCGCTTCGTCATGAGACTAACGATGAACCTTCTCGCCTCTGA
- a CDS encoding IS982 family transposase: MNTDLNTLLITLYVHLDDRILPAIGFTRDHHPGRKPALNDVELLCLLVAQHLLGISSDRKWIRYARTHLKSMFPALPGQSGWGKRVRQSTGLLSAVITELARDTPSWNEVTRLIDSTPLPCGKSRETVKRSDLAGDAGYGYCASHSRFFWGFRLYLVCTPDGMPVVWGLANPKIGEREAAAAMLDHDRHLIQPGQVIIGDKGFAGREFETFITEDLGAHLIRPDRKDEKPRFGKLGGIRQWVESVFDTLKGQLTLEDHGGRTIAGVYSRVAARLLALAAGIWHNWLIGAPVKRSLIAYDH; encoded by the coding sequence GTGAATACCGACCTCAACACCCTCCTGATCACACTTTACGTCCATCTCGATGACCGGATCCTGCCCGCGATCGGCTTCACCCGGGACCACCACCCCGGTCGCAAGCCCGCGTTGAACGATGTCGAGCTGCTGTGTCTACTCGTCGCGCAGCACCTGCTCGGGATCTCCTCTGACCGGAAATGGATCCGATACGCCCGCACCCACTTGAAGAGCATGTTTCCGGCGCTGCCTGGCCAGTCCGGGTGGGGCAAGCGCGTCCGCCAATCCACCGGGCTGCTGTCCGCGGTGATCACGGAGCTTGCCCGCGATACCCCGTCATGGAACGAAGTCACCCGGCTGATCGATTCCACCCCACTGCCGTGTGGGAAGTCCCGCGAGACGGTGAAACGCTCCGACCTTGCCGGTGACGCCGGCTACGGGTACTGTGCCTCACATTCCCGGTTCTTCTGGGGCTTCCGCCTCTACCTGGTCTGCACACCGGACGGGATGCCCGTGGTCTGGGGACTCGCGAATCCGAAGATCGGTGAACGCGAAGCCGCGGCAGCGATGCTCGACCACGACCGCCACCTCATCCAGCCTGGACAAGTCATCATCGGCGACAAAGGCTTCGCCGGGCGCGAGTTCGAAACCTTCATCACCGAGGACCTCGGCGCACACCTGATCCGTCCCGATCGCAAGGACGAGAAACCGAGGTTCGGGAAACTCGGCGGGATCCGACAATGGGTCGAGTCCGTGTTCGACACGCTCAAAGGCCAACTCACCCTCGAAGACCACGGCGGACGCACCATCGCTGGTGTTTACTCCCGCGTCGCCGCACGGCTCCTCGCCCTCGCAGCCGGAATCTGGCACAACTGGCTCATCGGAGCACCCGTCAAACGCTCACTCATCGCCTACGACCACTAA